From Zingiber officinale cultivar Zhangliang chromosome 5B, Zo_v1.1, whole genome shotgun sequence, the proteins below share one genomic window:
- the LOC121985073 gene encoding protein NUCLEAR FUSION DEFECTIVE 4-like: MAGQSRKWMVVAAAVWIQAFTGTNFDFSAYSSELKAAMRISQVQLNYLATASDLGKALGWSSGLALLYLPLPVVLLLAAAIGLAAYGAQWLLITGRISLSYFPVFLLCLLAGCSICWFNTVCFVLCIRNFSLDRSLALGLTISFNGLSASLYALAVNAVSSSSSSAYLLLNAVLPLLASTAALLPILRRPSAALLLDSPSHDSHIFVLLHILAFFTGLYLLFLNSLSSSSLTNARFLLAGAVILLLLPVCVPGLICSRDRSRRNIYSSSLFGFFGGAVDDFELQKQLVGSDEEESTGSNVIMNDNDWDGGDDADAGQHYCSCRGLMKGKLAAIGEEHSVARLVRRIDFWLYYVAYFCGATVGLVYSNNLGQIAQSLEKDSQTTTLITVYSSCSFFGRLLSSAPDFLRQKIHFPRTGWLAVAVVPLPVAFFLLAESGDMDALLAGTALIGLSSGFIFSAAVSVTSELFGPNGLGVNHNILITNIPLGSLLYGLLAALIYDANGKTMAPVVLLRDGMVVCMGRKCYAKTFLWWACISLVSLASSLVLYFRTKALYRRAARRRPHPPPAGEQVVEPEPEPEPAAG, from the exons ATGGCGGGGCAATCGCGGAAGTGGATGGTGGTGGCGGCGGCGGTGTGGATCCAGGCGTTCACCGGCACCAACTTCGACTTCTCGGCCTACTCGTCTGAGCTGAAGGCGGCGATGAGGATCTCGCAGGTGCAACTCAACTACCTGGCCaccgcctccgacctcggcaagGCTCTCGGCTGGTCCTCCGGCCTCGCCCTCCTTTATCTCCCCCTGCCCGTCGTCCTCCTCCTCGCCGCCGCCATCGGCCTCGCCGCCTACGGCGCCCAGTGGCTCCTCATCACCGGCCGCATTTCCCTCTCCTACTTCCCT GTATTTCTGTTGTGCTTGTTGGCCGGTTGCAGCATCTGTTGGTTCAACACCGTCTGCTTCGTCCTCTGCATCCGCAACTTCTCCCTCGACCGCTCCCTCGCCCTCGGCCTCACCATCAGCTTCAACGGCCTCAGCGCCTCCCTCTACGCCCTCGCCGTTAACGCcgtctcttcctcctcctcctccgcctacCTCCTCCTCAACGCCGTGCTCCCCCTCCTCGCCTCCACCGCCGCCCTCCTCCCCATCCTCCGCCGCCCTTCTGCCGCTCTCCTCCTCGACTCCCCCTCCCACGACTCACACATCTTCGTCCTCCTCCACATCCTCGCCTTCTTCACCGGcctctacctcctcttcctcAACTCCCTTTCCTCATCGAGCCTCACCAACGCGCGCTTCCTCCTCGCCGGAGCGGTCATCCTCCTGCTTCTTCCCGTCTGCGTCCCCGGCCTCATCTGCTCCCGCGACCGGTCGCGACGCAACATCTACTCCAGTTCTCTGTTCGGCTTCTTCGGCGGCGCCGTCGATGACTTTGAGCTGCAGAAGCAACTCGTCGGGAGCGACGAGGAGGAGAGTACCGGCAGCAACGTGATTATGAACGATAACGACTGGGACGGCGGCGACGATGCTGATGCCGGGCAACACTATTGCTCTTGCCGCGGGTTGATGAAGGGCAAACTGGCGGCGATCGGAGAAGAGCACAGCGTCGCGAGGCTCGTCCGCCGCATCGATTTCTGGCTCTACTACGTCGCTTACTTCTGCGGCGCCACCGTCGGGCTGGTCTACAGCAACAACCTCGGCCAGATCGCGCAGTCGTTGGAGAAGGATTCCCAAACCACCACGCTCATCACCGTCTACTCCTCCTGCTCATTCTTCGGCCGGTTGCTCTCCTCCGCCCCCGATTTCCTCCGCCA GAAGATCCACTTCCCGAGGACAGGGTGGCTGGCCGTAGCGGTGGTGCCGCTGCCGGTGGCGTTCTTCCTCCTGGCAGAGTCCGGCGACATGGACGCTTTGCTGGCCGGCACGGCCTTGATCGGGCTCAGCTCAGGGTTCATCTTCTCCGCGGCCGTCAGCGTCACCTCGGAGCTCTTCGGCCCCAACGGCCTCGGCGTCAACCACAACATCCTCATCACCAACATTCCTCTGGGGTCGCTCCTCTACGGCCTGCTCGCCGCCCTGATCTACGACGCCAACGGCAAAACCATGGCGCCGGTGGTGCTCCTGCGCGACGGAATGGTGGTTTGCATGGGGAGGAAGTGCTACGCCAAGACGTTCTTGTGGTGGGCGTGCATCTCGCTGGTGAGTTTGGCTTCGAGCCTGGTTTTGTACTTCCGGACAAAGGCGTTGTATCGGCGCGCTGCGCGCCGGCGGCCGCACCCGCCGCCGGCAGGGGAGCAAGTGGTCGAGCCCGAGCCCGAGCCCGAGCCAGCCGCTGGCTAA
- the LOC121985074 gene encoding putative UDP-rhamnose:rhamnosyltransferase 1 → MAEHGSGAALHVAVFPWLAFGHMLPFLQLSKSLAKRGHRVSFLSTPRNIARLPEIPPDVAPLIEFVPFTFSSVDNLPPEAESTADLLPEQVQYLKKALDGLQSPFSRFLRATRPDWLVIDFCQHWAPEIASDLGIPCAFLSIYNAACLYFLLEKMAGDIQPTRPEELTKPPGNLPFPTTVSFRLHEAKDVIWNYRDNASGISDGRRLSAIVKDSDLVAFRGCFEQDATWLSLFRTRICGGSKPVVPLGLLPPPLEEATAPDSDVGEPSATFRWLSEQSPRSVVYVAFGSEATLREEQERELASGLDLSATPFLWATRKPSGGVERRSSGLVVGGWVPQLEILRHGAVGAFLTHCGFSSAVESFQFGHPLVMLPLAIDQGLMARQFEEMKVGTEVARNEEDGSFTGEDVAAAIRKVMVEEEGKALRSNVEKLQEVFANGELHESYIDTFVQLLRDLKHKKTFE, encoded by the coding sequence TCCTTTCCTCCAGCTCTCCAAGTCGCTGGCCAAGCGCGGCCACCGCGTTTCCTTCCTCTCCACCCCGAGAAACATCGCCCGCTTGCCCGAAATCCCTCCCGACGTCGCCCCGCTCATCGAATTCGTCCCCTTCACCTTTTCTTCCGTCGACAACTTACCGCCGGAAGCCGAGTCCACCGCCGACCTCCTTCCCGAACAAGTTCAGTACTTGAAGAAGGCACTCGACGGGCTGCAGAGCCCCTTCTCGCGCTTCCTCCGGGCGACGAGGCCGGACTGGCTCGTGATCGACTTCTGCCAGCACTGGGCACCGGAGATTGCCTCCGATCTCGGCATCCCCTGCGCCTTCTTATCCATATACAACGCCGCGTGCTTGTACTTCTTGTTGGAGAAGATGGCAGGAGACATACAGCCGACGAGACCCGAGGAGCTCACCAAGCCGCCCGGTAACCTTCCTTTCCCGACCACGGTCTCGTTTCGCCTCCACGAGGCCAAGGACGTGATCTGGAACTACCGGGACAACGCCTCCGGCATCAGCGACGGGCGGCGCCTCAGCGCCATAGTAAAAGACAGCGATTTGGTCGCCTTCCGCGGCTGCTTCGAGCAGGACGCCACTTGGTTATCCCTCTTCCGGACGCGAATTTGCGGCGGCAGCAAGCCCGTCGTTCCGCTCGGCTTACTGCCCCCGCCGTTGGAGGAAGCAACAGCACCCGACTCCGACGTCGGCGAACCTTCGGCCACCTTCCGGTGGCTGAGCGAGCAGTCTCCGAGGAGCGTCGTGTACGTCGCGTTCGGTAGCGAGGCGACGCTGAGAGAAGAGCAGGAGCGCGAGTTGGCGTCGGGACTGGATCTGTCGGCGACGCCGTTTCTTTGGGCCACGAGGAAGCCGTCCGGCGGCGTTGAGCGCCGCAGCAGCGGGCTGGTAGTCGGCGGCTGGGTTCCACAGCTGGAGATCCTCCGCCACGGGGCGGTGGGGGCCTTCCTGACGCACTGCGGGTTCAGCTCCGCGGTCGAGAGCTTCCAATTTGGGCATCCGCTGGTGATGCTGCCGTTGGCCATCGACCAAGGGCTGATGGCTCGGCAGTTCGAGGAGATGAAAGTGGGAACAGAGGTGGCGAGGAACGAGGAGGACGGGTCGTTCACAGGGGAAGACGTGGCGGCCGCCATAAGGAAGGTGATGGTGGAGGAAGAAGGGAAGGCGCTGAGAAGCAACGTAGAAAAGCTGCAGGAGGTCTTCGCCAACGGGGAACTCCATGAATCCTACATCGACACCTTCGTCCAACTTTTGAGAGATCTAAAGCACAAAAAAACCTTTGAATGA